The following are encoded in a window of Legionella geestiana genomic DNA:
- a CDS encoding type II toxin-antitoxin system RelE/ParE family toxin codes for MVEISVQQMPAFKKAYKKLPRSHQLLVNNAIKAIIEHPQLGEEKKGDLSGIYVYKFKVNHQEFLLAYEWCEVQRLLLALGVHENFYRDLKRQINR; via the coding sequence ATGGTTGAAATCAGCGTGCAACAAATGCCCGCTTTTAAAAAGGCATATAAAAAATTACCTCGCTCTCACCAGTTACTTGTAAATAATGCGATTAAAGCTATCATTGAACACCCTCAACTTGGAGAAGAAAAAAAAGGTGATTTGTCAGGAATTTACGTTTATAAATTTAAAGTTAATCATCAAGAATTTCTTCTGGCTTATGAATGGTGCGAGGTGCAACGACTTTTATTAGCATTAGGCGTACATGAAAATTTTTATCGAGATCTTAAACGGCAAATAAATCGCTGA
- a CDS encoding outer membrane protein produces the protein MSKNKQFSALCLSLSVSATVLAGTMGPDVKPEAWYLVGGAGASWSRDADIRVDPRIWDPAEQGYSDNLGSAGLLMFGVGRYLTDAFRVDARYEHRSEYKYSKFQTGINNGVPGFTGTERTRKFEMDSNSLMVNGWLDLGTLNSRLLWQAGSMTLQPFVGGGIGVDYLNVENFRTIADPFGDNRNEIASINQTTTGSRFAWRLGAGLSAQLTKRTTLAVGYDYFDGGNIPFPDFILSSLSAPSGRTGVSVTPWHGSFAANEVYAELRVLI, from the coding sequence ATGTCAAAAAACAAACAATTCAGTGCCCTTTGTTTATCTCTGAGTGTATCTGCGACTGTACTGGCAGGAACAATGGGACCAGATGTAAAACCCGAAGCATGGTATCTGGTGGGTGGAGCCGGTGCCTCCTGGTCAAGAGACGCGGATATCAGAGTTGACCCGCGTATTTGGGATCCTGCCGAGCAGGGGTACTCTGATAATCTTGGCTCCGCGGGCTTATTGATGTTTGGTGTGGGCCGCTACCTTACCGATGCTTTCCGAGTTGATGCACGCTACGAACATAGAAGCGAGTATAAGTATTCTAAATTTCAAACAGGAATTAATAACGGTGTTCCTGGATTTACAGGTACCGAACGTACACGAAAATTTGAAATGGACAGTAACAGTTTAATGGTGAATGGCTGGTTAGATCTCGGTACCCTTAACTCACGTTTATTGTGGCAGGCGGGTTCCATGACGCTTCAACCCTTCGTAGGCGGAGGAATTGGAGTTGATTACCTGAACGTAGAAAACTTTAGAACCATAGCCGACCCTTTCGGCGACAACAGAAATGAAATTGCCTCCATTAACCAGACTACTACCGGCTCCCGTTTTGCCTGGCGCCTTGGTGCCGGATTATCCGCGCAATTAACCAAACGCACCACACTGGCTGTTGGGTATGATTACTTTGATGGTGGAAATATCCCGTTTCCTGATTTCATCCTGTCCTCATTGTCCGCGCCCAGTGGAAGAACCGGTGTAAGTGTTACTCCATGGCATGGTTCGTTTGCGGCGAATGAAGTCTATGCAGAGCTGCGCGTGTTAATCTAA
- the nadA gene encoding quinolinate synthase NadA: MFSTDKTYDPEKTRMHITNDMRICQSDYPLDWYQEEFIPYAEAYQALPDRKLSTVVAWMSPYMQKARDHFGDKLLLLAHYYMGGEIVRLIEAFGGQVGDSYQLALMAAHHPEKSVIVESAVHFMAESISILANPGQHVYITNPKSGCTMEMLAKDFMVEPAFMDLNARYGAENILPVCYMNTSGRVKALTGAQGGAVCTSSNVKKIVAWARAKKKKILFIPDRHMGENVAWWLGIEKIAFWPGGTAGAQYSLEAQDADTLRQFDEAEMVMFSSECAVHTHFKASMCAYWKNAGFTTVVHPECRNEVLRVADEAGSTAFIWDFVLHDRAGTRKYAIGTENHLVENMKQHCAPLGIEVVNVADAPLAPNDAGYGCGCATMSRNDPPHLVGLLDLLREGKSMSYNEVLAGDVVNEFTGGRQRLSQIDQQYVVDNAKKALQRMIAITEGNEQLI, from the coding sequence ATGTTCTCCACCGATAAAACCTACGATCCGGAGAAAACGCGCATGCACATCACGAATGACATGCGCATCTGCCAGAGCGATTATCCGCTCGACTGGTATCAGGAAGAATTTATCCCTTATGCCGAAGCCTATCAGGCACTTCCAGACCGCAAACTCTCGACCGTTGTCGCCTGGATGAGCCCTTACATGCAAAAAGCACGCGACCATTTTGGCGATAAGCTGCTGCTGCTCGCCCATTATTACATGGGAGGGGAGATAGTTCGCCTCATCGAGGCGTTTGGTGGCCAGGTGGGAGATTCTTATCAGCTCGCGCTTATGGCCGCACATCATCCGGAAAAATCAGTAATTGTAGAGTCTGCCGTGCATTTCATGGCGGAATCCATCAGCATTCTTGCCAATCCCGGCCAGCACGTCTACATTACCAACCCCAAATCCGGCTGTACCATGGAAATGCTTGCCAAAGATTTTATGGTAGAACCGGCCTTCATGGATTTAAATGCGCGGTATGGTGCCGAAAATATTCTGCCGGTCTGTTACATGAATACTTCAGGAAGGGTTAAGGCACTGACCGGCGCTCAGGGTGGAGCAGTCTGCACGAGCTCAAATGTCAAAAAAATTGTTGCCTGGGCGCGCGCCAAAAAGAAAAAAATTCTTTTTATTCCTGACCGCCACATGGGCGAAAATGTCGCATGGTGGCTTGGGATTGAAAAAATCGCCTTCTGGCCAGGCGGCACTGCCGGTGCACAGTATTCGCTGGAGGCGCAGGATGCCGATACACTCCGCCAGTTTGATGAAGCAGAAATGGTGATGTTCTCCAGTGAGTGTGCGGTACACACCCACTTTAAGGCTTCCATGTGCGCTTACTGGAAAAACGCGGGCTTCACGACTGTTGTGCACCCTGAGTGCCGCAACGAAGTTCTGCGAGTGGCTGATGAGGCAGGTTCTACCGCCTTTATCTGGGATTTTGTTCTGCATGACCGCGCTGGTACGCGAAAATATGCTATCGGTACGGAAAACCACCTCGTGGAAAACATGAAACAACATTGCGCGCCTCTCGGCATTGAAGTGGTCAATGTCGCCGATGCCCCGCTTGCCCCTAATGATGCGGGTTACGGATGCGGATGCGCCACGATGTCCCGTAACGACCCGCCTCATCTCGTAGGCCTTCTTGATTTACTGCGCGAAGGAAAGTCCATGAGCTATAACGAAGTGCTTGCGGGCGATGTGGTCAACGAATTCACAGGTGGCCGTCAGCGGCTGTCACAGATTGACCAGCAGTATGTCGTTGATAACGCAAAAAAAGCACTGCAACGCATGATTGCCATTACCGAAGGGAATGAGCAGCTGATTTAG
- a CDS encoding DUF3757 domain-containing protein: protein MRMLSMVLLALCAFTAGAAEYCPDPETTSLQWGVPPEPWQENPFSPNPPQGERGTRFVRANILVAGVGQGVMCTYRTSAGEYSIWWQVRVKIPSRDDYDWIETQGGYVCTNGRESCPFYVAI, encoded by the coding sequence ATGCGAATGTTATCCATGGTGTTACTGGCGCTCTGTGCTTTCACTGCAGGTGCGGCTGAATACTGTCCAGACCCGGAAACGACTTCGCTGCAATGGGGCGTGCCACCTGAACCCTGGCAGGAAAACCCCTTTTCTCCAAACCCGCCGCAGGGCGAGCGCGGTACCCGTTTTGTGCGGGCAAATATCCTGGTTGCGGGTGTCGGGCAGGGCGTCATGTGTACCTATCGTACATCTGCCGGCGAATATTCCATCTGGTGGCAGGTACGGGTAAAAATTCCATCGCGCGATGATTATGACTGGATTGAAACCCAGGGGGGCTATGTCTGCACCAATGGACGAGAGAGTTGTCCTTTTTATGTGGCAATTTAA
- a CDS encoding TA system antitoxin ParD family protein, which translates to MGIPIRIDETIYNEAKKVASAEFRSIPSQIEYWAKLGKCALDNPDLPIEFIKDVLSSKLQDKSLAEPFDFEG; encoded by the coding sequence ATGGGTATTCCTATCAGAATTGATGAAACAATTTATAACGAAGCGAAAAAAGTTGCTTCGGCTGAGTTTCGCTCTATTCCTAGTCAAATTGAATATTGGGCTAAATTAGGAAAATGTGCATTGGATAATCCGGATTTACCAATTGAATTTATTAAAGATGTGCTTTCATCAAAACTTCAGGATAAATCTTTAGCAGAGCCTTTTGATTTTGAGGGATAA
- a CDS encoding FAD-dependent monooxygenase, whose amino-acid sequence MSDIPRASSLPHEKHVLVAGAGVAGPLVCYWLKQAGYLPMLIEKSPFLRQGGHAVDIRGIAVQIAKKMSIYEEICCQRTQIATTRYVDTEGKTLMEQSGEAAGFRQGEEVEIVRGDLIAIIMSTIKDVPRYFQQSITAIRNNDDSVEVDFNDGKKGRFGLLIGCDGLHSSIRKRVFTEDEVQLNNLGFYISVFNHPNYLQLRQSEIIFKRYHKLVHVSSDKDADRARTGFLFRSKKTLTDKRNIAAQKQFLREHFQHAGWETDTLLEYMDKATELYFDSISQIKMPYWTKGRVALVGDAGYCASPLSGQGTSLALVGAYILAGELKAAAGNHAIAFERYNSLMRPFVEANQDFGAFISQTYLVDDAETDSKQVDENRMIMEKLQAASGAMCLPEYEDMCRALTS is encoded by the coding sequence ATGTCTGATATTCCACGCGCCTCCTCATTGCCACACGAAAAACATGTTCTGGTCGCAGGTGCCGGTGTTGCAGGTCCACTTGTGTGTTACTGGTTGAAACAAGCAGGATACCTGCCGATGTTGATTGAAAAGAGTCCCTTCTTAAGGCAGGGAGGACATGCTGTAGACATTAGAGGTATCGCCGTTCAAATCGCCAAAAAAATGAGCATTTATGAGGAAATCTGTTGTCAGCGCACACAGATTGCAACCACCCGATATGTTGATACTGAGGGTAAGACGCTGATGGAGCAATCCGGCGAGGCCGCGGGTTTCAGGCAGGGCGAGGAAGTGGAAATTGTCCGAGGCGACCTCATTGCTATCATAATGTCGACCATTAAAGACGTTCCGCGCTATTTTCAACAGTCAATAACTGCGATTCGAAACAATGACGACAGTGTGGAAGTGGATTTTAACGATGGTAAAAAAGGGCGTTTTGGTCTCCTCATTGGATGTGACGGCCTGCACTCCTCCATTCGAAAACGTGTTTTTACAGAGGATGAGGTTCAGTTAAATAATCTTGGCTTTTACATCAGTGTTTTTAATCACCCCAATTATCTTCAGTTGCGACAAAGTGAAATAATATTCAAGCGTTATCATAAGCTTGTGCATGTGAGCAGCGACAAAGATGCCGATAGAGCGCGCACCGGATTTTTGTTCCGCTCTAAAAAGACGCTGACTGATAAGCGAAACATCGCGGCTCAGAAGCAATTTCTGAGGGAGCACTTTCAGCATGCCGGCTGGGAAACCGACACGCTCCTTGAATACATGGATAAAGCGACAGAGCTCTATTTCGATTCCATCAGTCAGATAAAAATGCCTTACTGGACAAAAGGGAGGGTGGCACTGGTTGGTGATGCCGGCTATTGTGCCTCGCCGCTGTCGGGACAGGGAACCAGTCTGGCGCTCGTAGGCGCGTACATTTTGGCGGGTGAGCTGAAAGCTGCAGCCGGCAATCATGCCATTGCTTTTGAGCGCTACAATTCGTTAATGCGACCTTTTGTTGAGGCCAATCAGGATTTTGGAGCGTTTATCAGTCAAACCTATCTGGTTGATGACGCTGAAACTGACTCAAAACAGGTGGATGAGAATCGAATGATTATGGAAAAATTACAGGCAGCATCAGGTGCAATGTGCCTGCCGGAGTATGAAGACATGTGCCGCGCTCTGACATCGTGA
- the purB gene encoding adenylosuccinate lyase, producing MNSFTLNALSPLDGRYSAQLAALRPCFSEFALIRYRLLVEIRWLQSLAENPAIIEVEPLDARENAFLENLLSHFDLNAAEQVKAHEKTTNHDVKAVEYYLRDQLLTDATLASRAPFIHFACTSEDINNLAYALMLEDALQNVLKPVIAEVITSITALGQEHATVAMLARTHGQPASPTTLGKELTNFAARLTRPFAELEKLRLPGKCNGAVGNYNAHVAAYPEVDWPAHCEKFVNALGLSFNGYTTQIEPHDGIAAMSHLLVRINNVLLDFCRDVWTYISLGYFRQKVISTEVGSSTMPHKVNPIDFENAEGNIGLANALFDHFANKLTQSRLQRDLSDSTVLRNLGVAFGYMLTALRSITRGNQKLEINRHALKHDLDANWEVLGEAIQTVMRRYQVPNAYEQLRELTRGLGVDGDKIRQFIGTLAIPEDARQRLMALTPGKYTGLAAELVRKFP from the coding sequence ATGAACAGTTTTACGCTCAATGCCCTGTCTCCGCTTGATGGCCGCTACAGCGCGCAGCTTGCCGCACTGCGCCCCTGTTTCAGCGAGTTCGCGCTTATCCGCTACCGGCTGCTGGTTGAAATCCGCTGGCTGCAATCGCTTGCTGAAAATCCTGCCATCATCGAGGTAGAGCCGCTTGATGCGCGTGAAAACGCTTTTCTGGAAAACCTCCTGAGTCACTTTGACCTAAACGCAGCCGAACAGGTAAAAGCGCATGAAAAAACAACCAATCATGATGTCAAAGCCGTGGAGTATTATCTGCGCGACCAGTTGCTGACCGATGCCACTCTTGCCTCACGTGCGCCCTTTATTCATTTTGCCTGCACGTCTGAGGACATCAACAATCTGGCCTATGCTCTGATGCTTGAAGATGCGCTGCAAAACGTGCTGAAACCGGTGATTGCCGAGGTTATCACATCCATCACCGCGCTCGGACAGGAGCACGCCACGGTCGCCATGCTGGCGCGCACCCACGGGCAGCCCGCTTCACCGACGACACTTGGAAAGGAACTCACAAACTTTGCCGCACGTTTGACGCGTCCATTCGCAGAGCTTGAAAAACTGCGCCTTCCCGGAAAATGTAACGGTGCCGTGGGTAATTATAACGCGCATGTCGCCGCCTACCCTGAAGTCGACTGGCCCGCGCATTGTGAAAAGTTTGTTAACGCTCTGGGGTTGTCTTTCAACGGTTATACCACGCAGATTGAGCCGCATGACGGGATTGCCGCAATGTCGCATCTGCTCGTGCGCATTAACAATGTGCTGCTGGATTTCTGTCGGGATGTCTGGACCTACATTTCACTTGGCTATTTTCGCCAGAAGGTTATCAGCACGGAAGTCGGCTCCTCCACGATGCCGCACAAGGTAAATCCCATTGATTTTGAAAATGCCGAAGGTAATATCGGTCTTGCCAACGCCCTTTTTGACCATTTCGCCAATAAGCTGACGCAATCACGTCTGCAGCGCGATCTTTCAGACTCTACCGTTCTGCGTAACCTTGGCGTAGCTTTCGGCTACATGCTGACGGCGCTTCGCTCCATCACACGCGGCAACCAGAAGCTTGAAATCAATCGGCACGCTCTGAAGCACGACCTTGATGCCAACTGGGAAGTTTTAGGTGAAGCTATCCAGACTGTTATGCGCCGCTACCAGGTGCCAAACGCGTATGAGCAATTACGTGAACTGACGCGCGGACTGGGCGTTGATGGCGATAAAATTCGCCAGTTCATCGGCACGCTTGCCATCCCTGAGGATGCGCGGCAACGTCTGATGGCGCTCACGCCCGGAAAATACACGGGCCTTGCCGCTGAACTTGTCAGGAAATTTCCATGA
- the nadB gene encoding L-aspartate oxidase, producing the protein MNASPSQEGRAFEYDVLVIGTGIAGLSFCLHLKQLRQDLRIAVISKAEASECNSRYAQGGIAAVSLSEDSIDAHINDTLLAGDGLCYQPAVERIIQSAPAAIKTLSAIGVRFTQETDGQFALAREGGHSHRRIYHCGDKTGLTVTGTLLERVRGLPGVDFFENHTAVNLITHYHPHRTDNQGEVLGAYVLDGVSLSIHTFLAKAVILATGGAGKTWRYTTNPMVATGDGVAMAYRAGARVGNMEFYQFHPTLLHHHAINNFLISEAVRGEGALLRNADTGERFMKHYAPDAMELATRDVVARAIFSEIEQGQKGFVWLDITHQSRSFLKKRFPQIFSTLLEAGIDMSQDTIPVVPAAHYQCGGVLAEVDGRTDLKRLYAIGEAAFTGLHGANRLASNALLEGLVMAELAAKRCLDDLATPSDNLPHIPCWSSPREINQRRASQINAHWRGLRGEMTSYAGIVRTEAGLQDVLQLIIKRKKIIEEYYWKHCITRDFIELRNIVLNAELIVRAALMRRESRGGHYREDFPQKNERAQESIDRLNAPQTPFF; encoded by the coding sequence ATGAACGCTTCGCCCTCCCAGGAAGGCCGGGCTTTTGAATACGATGTGCTCGTCATCGGCACCGGCATTGCCGGCCTCAGTTTTTGCCTGCATCTAAAGCAGCTTCGCCAGGATTTGCGCATTGCAGTTATCAGTAAGGCCGAGGCCAGCGAGTGCAACAGCCGCTATGCCCAGGGCGGAATCGCGGCGGTGTCACTGTCAGAAGACTCTATTGATGCACACATCAATGATACCCTGCTTGCAGGCGATGGGCTTTGCTATCAGCCCGCGGTTGAGCGCATTATTCAATCGGCGCCTGCGGCGATAAAGACCTTAAGCGCGATTGGCGTGCGCTTCACGCAGGAAACCGATGGACAGTTTGCGCTGGCGCGCGAGGGCGGGCATTCACATCGGCGCATTTATCATTGCGGCGATAAAACCGGCCTTACGGTCACCGGTACCCTGCTTGAGCGCGTGCGCGGGCTTCCCGGGGTCGATTTTTTTGAAAACCACACTGCTGTCAATCTGATTACACACTATCATCCGCACCGCACCGATAACCAGGGTGAGGTGCTGGGGGCTTATGTGCTTGATGGCGTGAGTCTCAGCATCCATACCTTTCTGGCTAAAGCCGTTATTCTTGCGACCGGTGGCGCCGGTAAAACCTGGCGTTACACTACCAACCCGATGGTCGCCACCGGCGATGGTGTGGCCATGGCCTATCGTGCAGGCGCACGTGTTGGCAATATGGAATTTTACCAGTTTCACCCGACCCTTCTGCACCACCATGCCATCAATAACTTCCTGATTTCCGAAGCGGTGCGCGGTGAAGGCGCGCTGCTGCGTAACGCCGATACCGGTGAGCGCTTCATGAAGCATTACGCCCCCGATGCCATGGAACTTGCCACCCGCGATGTAGTCGCACGGGCTATTTTCAGTGAAATTGAACAGGGGCAAAAAGGCTTTGTATGGCTTGATATCACCCATCAGTCGCGCTCGTTCCTGAAAAAACGCTTTCCGCAGATTTTCAGCACCCTGCTGGAGGCGGGTATCGACATGAGTCAGGACACCATTCCAGTCGTGCCGGCCGCACACTACCAGTGTGGCGGCGTGCTCGCTGAAGTCGATGGACGCACGGATTTGAAACGCCTCTATGCCATTGGCGAGGCCGCCTTTACCGGACTGCATGGTGCCAATCGCCTTGCGAGTAATGCCCTTCTCGAAGGACTCGTCATGGCAGAACTGGCCGCAAAGCGATGCCTTGATGATTTGGCAACGCCATCCGATAATCTGCCGCACATTCCCTGCTGGAGTTCGCCACGAGAAATCAACCAGCGCCGCGCAAGTCAGATTAATGCGCACTGGCGCGGTCTTCGGGGCGAAATGACCTCTTATGCCGGCATAGTCCGCACCGAAGCAGGTTTGCAGGATGTTCTACAATTAATTATCAAACGTAAAAAAATTATTGAAGAATATTACTGGAAGCATTGTATCACCCGAGATTTTATCGAGCTTCGCAACATTGTGCTGAATGCCGAACTGATTGTAAGAGCTGCGCTAATGCGCCGGGAATCGCGAGGCGGTCATTACCGTGAAGATTTTCCCCAAAAAAATGAGCGGGCTCAAGAAAGCATTGACCGTCTGAATGCCCCGCAAACTCCTTTTTTTTAA
- the ppsA gene encoding phosphoenolpyruvate synthase, translating into MAGVRHTIDLAHLGMGDLEQVGGKNASLGEMISQLSEKGVSVPGGFATTADAFRTFLSHNGLDAEINALLEPLDPDDVKALAATGRKIREKIMATPLPADFENAIRVAFEEMSKRIGHRNFTVAVRSSATAEDLPDASFAGQQETLLNVHGIENVLRAVHEVFASLYNDRAIAYRAHQGFNHHDVALSAGIQQMIRSDLAASGVMFTLDTESGFNEVVFITSSYGLGEMVVQGAVNPDEFYVWKQGLRQGRPAILRRNIGSKAQKMVYCEKERVKTELVESSARLRFSLTDAEVEELARQALIVEAHYGRPMDIEWAKDGHDGKLYLLQARPETVKSRSSKQVLERYTLKASGEVLAEGRSIGQRIGQGRARVIRDVAEMHRVEPGDVLVSDMTDPDWEPVMKRASAIVTNRGGRTCHAAIIARELGIPAVVGCGDATKAIRDGDLVTVSCAEGDSGFVYSGLLPFERVELDVDTMPPLPLKVMLNVGNPERALAFQAVPNAGVGLARLEFLISNTIGIHPRALLEFDTLKDAQLKQRIAEKTAAYASPVEFYVERLKEGIATIAAAFYPKPVIVRLSDFKSNEYANLAGGTLYEPHEENPMIGFRGAGRYLSPSFAPCFALECQAVRRVREDMGLTNVEVMIPFVRTVEDAAGVIEALRTHGLERGREGLRIIMMCELPSNALLADAFLEHFDGFSIGSNDLTQLTLGLDRDSGLVAAQFDERNEAVKALLHLAISACRKKGKYIGICGQGPSDHPDFAEWLMQEGIESVSLNPDSVLDTCLFLAEHVR; encoded by the coding sequence ATGGCCGGCGTGCGACACACCATTGATTTGGCGCATCTTGGGATGGGAGACCTGGAGCAGGTCGGGGGTAAAAACGCGTCCCTTGGCGAGATGATTAGCCAGCTCTCAGAAAAGGGTGTTTCAGTGCCCGGCGGCTTTGCAACGACGGCAGACGCTTTTCGCACATTTTTGTCCCACAACGGCCTTGATGCAGAAATCAATGCCCTGCTGGAGCCCCTGGACCCCGATGACGTCAAAGCGCTTGCCGCAACCGGTCGAAAAATCCGTGAAAAAATCATGGCAACGCCGCTGCCTGCTGATTTTGAAAATGCCATTCGTGTGGCATTTGAAGAAATGTCAAAGCGCATTGGTCATCGCAATTTTACCGTTGCAGTCCGTTCTTCGGCAACCGCCGAAGACCTGCCGGACGCCTCTTTTGCCGGACAGCAGGAAACGCTCCTGAATGTTCATGGCATCGAGAACGTTCTCCGCGCCGTGCACGAAGTCTTCGCGTCCCTCTATAACGACCGCGCCATTGCTTATCGCGCTCATCAGGGCTTTAATCACCATGATGTCGCGCTCTCCGCGGGCATTCAGCAGATGATTCGCAGCGACCTCGCCGCGAGCGGTGTCATGTTTACCCTCGACACTGAGTCAGGCTTTAACGAGGTGGTCTTTATTACCTCGTCCTACGGGCTTGGGGAAATGGTGGTGCAGGGGGCGGTTAATCCTGATGAATTTTATGTCTGGAAGCAGGGTCTGCGTCAGGGGCGTCCTGCGATTTTGCGCCGCAATATTGGTTCTAAAGCCCAGAAGATGGTGTATTGCGAGAAAGAGCGGGTGAAAACCGAACTGGTAGAATCATCGGCGCGCCTTCGTTTTTCGCTGACGGATGCCGAGGTGGAAGAACTCGCGCGTCAGGCCTTGATTGTAGAAGCGCATTATGGCCGCCCCATGGATATCGAATGGGCGAAAGACGGCCATGACGGTAAGCTGTATCTTTTGCAGGCGCGTCCCGAAACCGTTAAAAGCCGCTCCAGCAAGCAGGTGCTTGAACGCTACACTCTGAAAGCGAGTGGTGAGGTGCTGGCGGAAGGCCGCAGCATTGGTCAGCGCATCGGGCAGGGGCGCGCGCGTGTTATTCGCGATGTGGCCGAGATGCATCGGGTTGAGCCGGGAGATGTGCTCGTATCGGACATGACCGACCCCGACTGGGAGCCTGTCATGAAGCGCGCATCGGCGATTGTGACTAACCGCGGTGGCCGTACCTGCCATGCTGCTATTATTGCGCGCGAACTTGGCATTCCGGCCGTTGTGGGCTGTGGCGATGCTACAAAAGCCATACGTGACGGGGATTTGGTCACCGTAAGCTGTGCGGAAGGCGACAGCGGTTTTGTTTATTCGGGGCTTTTGCCGTTTGAGCGGGTAGAGCTTGATGTTGATACCATGCCGCCGTTGCCGCTTAAAGTCATGCTGAACGTTGGTAATCCTGAGCGTGCGCTCGCGTTTCAGGCGGTTCCCAATGCGGGTGTGGGACTTGCGCGTCTTGAATTTCTCATTTCCAACACCATTGGCATTCACCCCCGCGCGCTCCTCGAATTTGACACCCTTAAAGATGCGCAGTTGAAACAGCGGATTGCTGAGAAAACAGCGGCCTACGCTTCACCTGTGGAGTTTTATGTCGAGCGGCTTAAGGAAGGTATCGCGACCATTGCCGCCGCATTTTACCCAAAACCCGTCATTGTGCGCCTGTCCGATTTTAAGTCCAATGAATACGCAAACCTCGCCGGCGGTACGCTCTATGAGCCGCATGAGGAAAACCCGATGATAGGTTTCAGGGGAGCGGGGCGTTATCTCTCGCCATCTTTTGCACCCTGTTTTGCGCTTGAGTGCCAGGCGGTGCGGCGTGTGCGGGAAGACATGGGATTAACCAACGTTGAGGTGATGATTCCTTTTGTCCGCACGGTAGAGGATGCCGCTGGCGTGATAGAAGCGCTGCGTACACATGGTCTTGAGCGCGGGCGTGAGGGGCTCAGAATTATCATGATGTGCGAATTGCCCTCAAACGCGCTGCTGGCGGATGCCTTCCTTGAACATTTTGATGGTTTCTCCATCGGCTCTAACGATTTGACACAGCTCACACTCGGTCTTGACCGGGATTCAGGCCTTGTTGCCGCCCAGTTTGACGAGCGAAATGAGGCGGTTAAGGCGCTGCTGCATCTTGCCATTTCAGCCTGTCGGAAAAAAGGCAAGTATATCGGTATTTGCGGTCAGGGGCCTTCCGATCATCCTGATTTCGCAGAGTGGCTCATGCAGGAGGGCATTGAAAGCGTGTCACTGAACCCTGACTCCGTGCTCGATACCTGCCTCTTTCTCGCGGAGCATGTCCGGTGA